A DNA window from Microcystis aeruginosa NIES-843 contains the following coding sequences:
- a CDS encoding solute carrier family 26 protein, with translation MTGEEMRMPTRLNFSRERFSLPGLKRLRSYRSAWLRGDVIAGITVAAYLVPQCLAYAELAGVQPIAGLWAILPPLLIYALLGSSPQLSVGPESTTAVMTAAAIMPLVAGDSSNYASLCSLLALLVGSVCCVAAFARLGFLADLLSKPILVGYMAGVAVIMIVGQLGKISGMSLKAESLFGQIGEFSGHLSEIHPPTLILAAAVLIFLLVVQRRFPNAPGPLLAVLLATSAVYLFDLNERGIAVIGEIPAGLPSLKVPRGFSSQQLVYLLSSAIGIALVGYSDNVLTARAFGAKNNYRIDGNQELLALGAVNIGNGIMQGFPVSSSGSRTAIGDSLGSRSQLFSLVAFLIVILVLLFLRPLLSLFPKPALGAIVIYAALRLIEISEFNRLRCFKTSEFRLALVTMFGVLATDILVGVGVAVGLSVVDLFTRLMRPHDAVLGEVPNLAGLHDIEDWQGATTIPGLVLYRYDAPLCFANAENFRKRVIAAIEAEKVPVEWFVLNAEAILDIDITAVDMLKELHRELIGSGITFAMARVKQDLYQQLKKGDLSETISTERIYPTLEEAIEAFHHRNPPPSSPAQD, from the coding sequence ATGACAGGAGAAGAGATGAGGATGCCTACTCGATTAAATTTTTCTAGGGAGCGGTTTTCTCTACCCGGGTTAAAGCGTCTGCGATCCTATCGCTCGGCCTGGTTGCGGGGAGATGTCATCGCGGGGATCACCGTGGCGGCCTATCTCGTTCCCCAATGTCTGGCCTATGCGGAACTGGCCGGAGTACAACCGATCGCCGGATTATGGGCGATCCTACCGCCGCTGCTCATCTATGCCCTGCTCGGTTCCTCACCACAACTCTCCGTCGGGCCAGAATCGACGACGGCAGTAATGACCGCCGCCGCTATCATGCCCCTCGTCGCCGGGGATAGTAGCAACTACGCCAGTCTGTGCAGTCTATTGGCCCTACTCGTGGGGAGCGTCTGCTGCGTCGCCGCTTTCGCCCGGTTGGGGTTTCTCGCCGATCTCCTCTCCAAACCGATCCTCGTCGGCTACATGGCCGGAGTAGCGGTGATCATGATCGTCGGTCAGTTGGGAAAAATTAGCGGGATGTCACTGAAAGCGGAATCGCTTTTCGGACAGATCGGGGAATTTTCGGGACATTTATCCGAGATTCACCCACCAACTCTGATTCTCGCCGCCGCTGTTCTAATTTTCCTGCTAGTGGTACAACGTCGCTTTCCCAATGCCCCCGGCCCTTTACTCGCGGTTCTACTGGCGACATCGGCAGTATATTTGTTCGATCTGAACGAGCGAGGCATCGCCGTGATCGGGGAAATTCCCGCCGGTTTACCGAGTTTGAAAGTACCGAGAGGTTTTTCTTCCCAGCAGCTCGTCTATTTACTCTCCTCGGCCATCGGTATCGCCCTCGTTGGCTATTCCGATAACGTCTTGACCGCCCGCGCCTTCGGGGCGAAAAACAACTATCGCATCGATGGCAATCAGGAATTACTCGCCCTGGGAGCGGTGAATATCGGTAACGGCATCATGCAAGGCTTTCCCGTCAGCAGTAGCGGCAGTCGCACGGCGATCGGCGATTCTCTGGGCAGTCGATCGCAACTGTTTTCCCTCGTGGCTTTTCTGATCGTGATTTTGGTACTCTTGTTCTTACGTCCGCTACTATCCCTGTTTCCGAAACCGGCCCTGGGGGCGATCGTGATTTACGCCGCGCTCCGTCTGATCGAGATATCGGAGTTCAACCGTCTGCGTTGTTTCAAAACCAGTGAGTTCCGATTGGCACTCGTCACCATGTTCGGTGTCCTGGCCACCGATATCCTCGTCGGGGTGGGCGTTGCCGTGGGGTTATCGGTGGTCGATCTGTTCACGCGGCTGATGCGACCACACGATGCGGTTTTGGGGGAAGTGCCGAATCTCGCGGGCCTGCACGACATCGAGGATTGGCAGGGCGCAACGACGATCCCCGGATTGGTTCTCTACCGTTACGACGCGCCCCTCTGTTTCGCCAACGCCGAGAATTTTCGGAAACGGGTAATAGCGGCGATCGAGGCGGAGAAAGTCCCCGTCGAGTGGTTCGTTCTCAACGCCGAAGCGATTCTAGATATCGATATTACGGCGGTCGATATGTTGAAAGAATTACATCGAGAATTAATCGGTAGTGGTATTACTTTTGCCATGGCGCGGGTGAAGCAAGATTTATATCAGCAATTAAAAAAAGGAGACCTATCCGAGACGATCTCGACCGAACGTATTTATCCAACCCTAGAGGAAGCGATCGAGGCGTTTCATCATCGTAACCCACCCCCATCATCCCCTGCTCAAGATTGA